From Kineosporia succinea, the proteins below share one genomic window:
- a CDS encoding metal-sulfur cluster assembly factor, with product MSDQAVDTSPADVPADVADVEEALRDVVDPELGINVVDLGLVYGIQIDQNNHATIDMTLTSAACPLTDVIEDQAQAALDPLVKGMAINWVWMPPWGPDKITDDGREQLRALGFNL from the coding sequence ATGAGCGACCAGGCAGTGGACACCAGCCCGGCCGACGTCCCCGCGGACGTGGCCGATGTCGAGGAGGCCCTGCGCGACGTCGTCGACCCCGAGCTGGGCATCAACGTCGTCGACCTGGGCCTGGTCTACGGCATCCAGATCGACCAGAACAACCACGCCACGATCGACATGACGCTCACGTCGGCGGCCTGCCCGCTGACCGACGTCATCGAGGACCAGGCCCAGGCCGCCCTCGACCCGCTGGTCAAGGGCATGGCCATCAACTGGGTCTGGATGCCGCCGTGGGGTCCGGACAAGATCACCGACGACGGCCGCGAGCAGCTGCGGGCGCTCGGTTTCAACCTGTAG
- a CDS encoding GGDEF domain-containing protein, whose product MQDIWRLVAAPNPVLDDVVRDGLLVQSAQASRLSSLLGLPLSVIVLAAMTASGASGREIGTWTALVLLVMLLYVAAVGRFVVRGRGDYRERLRIFTVAQTLGGTVWGLLPVLVTPVDDRTAIVSVSCSVTTLAVAANVVFSSATPLPWLGFHLAALTVGSAGLLRHGEGAVAALNALTVLAAFPLARYMYQQVARSRLVARQNALLAEDLRAEREAVERINLELSEANTELRHQATRDPLTRLPNRSLFFDHLVRSMRHGRRNGTPVAVVYFDLDRFKAINDTLGHGAGDDLLIQVAERTSAVLRSPDVLARLGGDEFVVLTHDYESGPGSQVATEVAERIREVLAVPFDLSGNPVTISGSLGVAIDETGLGAEDLVERADMALYRAKQQGRNRVALYAPELNWLQPGVES is encoded by the coding sequence GTGCAGGACATCTGGCGGCTCGTGGCAGCACCCAACCCGGTGCTGGACGACGTCGTCCGGGACGGCCTGCTGGTGCAGTCGGCGCAGGCCTCCCGGCTGAGCAGCCTGCTCGGGCTGCCGCTGTCGGTGATCGTGCTGGCGGCGATGACGGCCAGCGGCGCCTCGGGGCGTGAGATCGGTACCTGGACCGCCCTGGTTCTGCTCGTGATGCTCCTGTACGTCGCGGCGGTCGGCCGGTTCGTGGTGCGGGGGCGCGGCGACTACCGCGAGCGCCTGCGGATCTTCACCGTGGCCCAGACCCTGGGCGGCACCGTCTGGGGCCTGCTCCCGGTTCTGGTGACGCCGGTGGACGACCGCACCGCGATCGTGTCGGTCTCATGTTCCGTGACCACCCTGGCGGTGGCGGCCAACGTGGTCTTCAGTTCCGCGACCCCGCTGCCCTGGCTGGGTTTCCACCTGGCGGCGCTGACCGTCGGCTCGGCCGGCCTCCTCCGGCACGGTGAGGGCGCGGTCGCGGCCCTGAACGCGCTGACCGTGCTGGCCGCCTTCCCCCTCGCCCGTTACATGTACCAGCAGGTGGCGCGCTCGCGGCTGGTGGCGCGGCAGAACGCCCTGCTGGCCGAGGACCTGCGCGCCGAACGGGAGGCCGTGGAGCGGATCAACCTGGAGCTCTCCGAGGCCAATACCGAGCTGCGGCACCAGGCGACCCGCGACCCGCTCACCCGCCTGCCCAACCGCAGCCTGTTCTTCGACCACCTGGTGCGCTCGATGCGGCACGGGCGGCGCAACGGCACCCCGGTGGCCGTCGTCTACTTCGACCTCGACCGGTTCAAAGCCATCAACGACACCCTCGGGCACGGCGCCGGCGACGACCTGCTGATCCAGGTCGCCGAGCGCACCAGCGCGGTGCTGCGCAGCCCGGACGTGCTGGCCCGGCTCGGTGGCGACGAGTTCGTGGTGCTGACGCACGACTACGAGTCCGGGCCCGGCTCGCAGGTGGCGACCGAGGTGGCCGAGCGGATCCGGGAGGTGCTGGCCGTGCCGTTCGACCTGTCCGGCAATCCGGTGACCATCTCGGGCAGCCTCGGGGTGGCGATCGACGAGACCGGCCTGGGCGCCGAGGACCTGGTCGAACGGGCCGACATGGCGCTGTACCGGGCCAAGCAGCAGGGCCGGAACCGGGTGGCGCTCTACGCGCCGGAACTCAACTGGCTGCAGCCGGGTGTCGAGTCCTAG
- a CDS encoding GGDEF domain-containing protein — MQDIWGMLRAPDPDVDDVVRRELLVQSAEAARLSNLLGYGLLATADGVLWATGLRTGEVLAWTLGLLAWLAVFHVVVPIWVCRPARAGRPVDPLRRRFTVIQGVTGTLWGSVCVFVRPGEGQAELFAVAMATLVLANAANLLFCCATPGAYLAYHAGIVVAGVTGFASQGNWGLVALVAFGGFGAMPLTRYGYQQVAGARLLARQNHLLADELRTEREAVERANLRLSEANAELAHQATRDPLTGLPNRTLFFEHLTSSLALSRETGRRLGVIYFDLDRFKIINDTLGHGAGDDLLVQVGERVTAVLRGADVLTRLGGDEFVVLTSQNAAGVAERVRRVLAEPFALDGRSVRVSSSLGVAVDDGRADGEQLVEFADVALYRAKEGGRNRVAVFTPEMLATTGTDDERLNRLLAGKPPQPRRGEAPSPRAPSS, encoded by the coding sequence GTGCAGGACATCTGGGGGATGCTCCGGGCGCCGGACCCGGACGTGGACGACGTCGTGCGCAGGGAGCTTCTGGTGCAGTCGGCGGAGGCGGCGCGGCTGAGCAACCTGCTCGGGTACGGGCTGCTCGCGACGGCGGACGGGGTGCTGTGGGCGACCGGCCTGCGGACGGGCGAGGTCCTGGCCTGGACGCTCGGGCTGCTGGCCTGGCTGGCCGTCTTCCACGTCGTGGTGCCGATCTGGGTCTGCCGCCCGGCGCGGGCGGGGCGTCCCGTCGATCCGCTGCGGCGTCGCTTCACGGTGATCCAGGGCGTGACCGGCACGCTGTGGGGGAGTGTCTGCGTGTTCGTGCGGCCCGGCGAGGGCCAGGCCGAGCTGTTCGCCGTGGCGATGGCGACGCTGGTGCTCGCGAACGCCGCGAACCTGCTGTTCTGCTGCGCCACCCCGGGGGCCTACCTGGCCTATCACGCCGGCATCGTGGTCGCGGGCGTCACCGGGTTCGCCTCGCAGGGCAACTGGGGGCTGGTGGCCCTGGTCGCGTTCGGCGGGTTCGGGGCGATGCCGCTGACCCGTTACGGCTACCAGCAGGTGGCCGGGGCGCGGCTGCTGGCCCGGCAGAACCACCTGCTGGCCGACGAGCTGCGCACCGAGCGGGAGGCGGTGGAACGGGCCAACCTGCGCCTGTCCGAGGCCAACGCCGAGCTGGCGCACCAGGCCACCCGCGACCCGCTGACCGGTCTGCCCAACCGCACGCTGTTCTTCGAGCACCTGACGAGTTCGCTGGCGCTGAGCCGGGAGACCGGGCGGCGCCTGGGCGTCATCTACTTCGACCTCGACCGGTTCAAGATCATCAACGACACGCTCGGGCACGGCGCCGGCGACGACCTGCTCGTGCAGGTGGGGGAGCGCGTCACCGCCGTGCTGCGCGGCGCCGACGTGCTGACCCGGCTCGGCGGCGACGAGTTCGTGGTGCTCACCTCGCAGAACGCCGCCGGGGTGGCCGAGCGGGTGCGCCGGGTGCTGGCCGAGCCGTTCGCGCTCGACGGGCGCTCGGTGCGGGTCAGCTCGAGCCTGGGCGTGGCGGTCGACGACGGCAGGGCCGACGGCGAGCAGCTCGTCGAGTTCGCCGACGTGGCGCTGTACCGGGCCAAGGAGGGCGGCCGGAACCGGGTGGCCGTGTTCACCCCGGAGATGCTGGCGACCACGGGCACCGACGACGAGCGGCTGAACCGTCTCCTGGCGGGCAAGCCGCCGCAGCCGCGCCGGGGCGAGGCGCCCTCGCCTAGAGCCC